The Brevibacillus brevis genome contains a region encoding:
- a CDS encoding stage VI sporulation protein F has product MNNMSKRLFDRLQGKATENVDEEKLRSLAGQVKRSDFEDETKLRQIIRTLATLSGKQLTPEKEDKVIEMFRNQEINLGDMSSLTKLLK; this is encoded by the coding sequence ATGAATAATATGTCGAAACGACTTTTTGATCGCTTGCAAGGGAAAGCAACGGAAAATGTCGATGAAGAAAAGCTTCGCTCATTAGCCGGTCAGGTCAAGCGCAGTGATTTTGAAGACGAAACCAAGCTGCGTCAAATCATTCGCACGCTCGCTACCCTTAGTGGCAAGCAATTAACTCCTGAAAAGGAGGATAAGGTCATTGAAATGTTTCGCAATCAGGAAATCAATCTGGGTGACATGTCCTCTTTGACCAAGCTGCTCAAATAA